One window of Botrimarina mediterranea genomic DNA carries:
- a CDS encoding DUF1580 domain-containing protein, which translates to MLKIQPGDELLPVPVAIEEAIGYRPHPTTCTRWTRKGVRGVRLESVRVGSLVKTTVAAVVRFIEAQNEAIEARNAADSHELAAAS; encoded by the coding sequence ATGCTTAAGATTCAGCCAGGCGACGAGCTCCTGCCCGTCCCGGTCGCCATTGAAGAGGCGATCGGTTACCGCCCTCACCCGACGACCTGCACTCGCTGGACCCGCAAAGGGGTCCGTGGCGTCCGCCTCGAGTCGGTGCGCGTCGGCTCCCTCGTGAAGACGACAGTCGCCGCAGTCGTGCGTTTCATCGAAGCGCAGAACGAGGCGATCGAAGCCCGCAACGCAGCCGACTCGCACGAGCTCGCCGCCGCGAGCTAA